DNA sequence from the Acidimicrobiales bacterium genome:
GACTGCGTGGCACGGGCTGGCGGAGACCGTTACGATCCCGTGTCGCTGTCAGGCCGGGGTGCGGGCACAGGAACGCTTCCTCCTGCCTGCGCCACGGGAGGGTTCCGGAGGACTGTGGTTAGTCGTCGTCAGTTGAGGTGGGTTCGTGTCGCGCTCGCGGTCGTCGTGAGCGGCGTCGTGCTGGTGCCGCCGGCGTCGCAGGCCGTCCCCCGGCAGGAGTCCGACCCGGACGCCGGCGACGACTCCGGGCGCAGCTCCGAGGGCGGCAGCGTCGACGTCGACATCCAGGTCGACCGGGCCGACGAGGCCGACATCGAGAACGCCTTCGGGACCATCCGCGAGAACGTCGAGACGCAGCTGGCGGCGCTGACCACGGCCGAGCAGGCGGTCCAGGCGGCCGACCTGGCGGTGACCGCGGCCGAGCAGCGGGTGGCGGCCATCCAGCTGGAGATCGACGGTCTGATCGGGCAGTCAGACGAGGTGGTGGTGCGGCGCTTCGTCAACCCGCCCGCGCAGAACGCCATCGACGCCTTCACCGCCGACTCCGTCGCCGACGCCACCATCAAGCACGCCCTGCTCGACATGCAGGCCGACGCCGACGCCGCGGTCCTCGACCGGCTCCACGGGCTGGAGGCCGACCTGCAGGAGCAGCGCCAGGCCGAGGAGGACGCCCGCTCCGACGCGACCGACAAGCGGTCCCAGGCCGAGACCGCCCTGGCCGACCTGGAGGACGCGGCGACGCAGCAGGTGACGTTCGCCCGGGAGATCGAGCGGCGGATGGAGCGCAACCTGGGCGAGATCGAGGGGCTGCGGCAGACCGACCCGGCGCTGGCGGACCAGATGCAGGCGCAGATCGACCAGCTGGCCGTCCAGCTCGACGACGCCCGCATCCGGATCGAGCAGGAGGACCGGCTCCGGGAGCTCGACATCGACCTGCCCACGGTGGAGGGGCCGTCCACCATCGACATCGACGCCATCGAGGGCAACATCATCACGGTGACGTGCCCCATCGGGGGGTCGATCGAGGTGCACAAGGACATCGCCGACTCGACGCGTGACCTGCTCAACCTGGCCGATCAGCAGGGGGTCCCGCTGTGCGGCAACGGCTACCGGAGCATCTCGGCGCAGATCGCCCTGCGGAAGTCCAACTGCGGCGGCAACGTGTGGTCGGCCCCGGCGTCGGCCTGCTCGCCGCCGACGGCGCGGCCGGGCCAGTCGATGCACGAGCGGGGGCTGGCCATCGACTTCACGTGCAACGGGGGCTCGGTCAGCCGGGGAGGCAGCTGCTACGTGTTCCTGATGGACAACGGACCCGACTTCGGCCTCTACAACCTGCCGGGCGAGCCCTGGCACTTCTCCTCCGACGGGACGTAGCGGGTTTTCTTCGGGGCTCCGGCCCTTGACTGTCACACCCCTCCAACCACCCCGCCGCCGCCCCAAGCGGTGTTAAGGGCGGCTGGCGCCGCCTTAACTGTCACACCCCTCCGGGATGATGCGGGGCATGGAAGCGGTGTCGCTGCGGTTCGTCTCGGTGGCCCGGGTGCTGGCCGACGAGGCCCGGGCCCTGGGGCTGCACGCACCCGCGTTCCGGAGCCCGCCGCGGCTGGTGGGGGTGGGGCGCTCGATCGTCCGGCGGCGTGACGGCGGCTGCACCGTCTCGGTGGCGCTGCGTGGGCGGCCGTGGGCGGCGGTCCTGGCCGATCTCGTGGAAGGAGTGGTGGTGACGAACCGGTTGCGTGGCGTGGCGGCCGATCGGTGTCGGGGACGCCTGTGGGAGAGGCTCGGTGAGGCCGGTGAGCAGGCTGCCTGACGTTCAGGTGAACGCCGAACGTCGAGAAACCTCCCGCGGCGACGCGTAGCCTTCGCTCGTGCGCACGACGCGAATGCTGCTGGAGAAGCTGGTGGTGAACGGGCAGGAAGTCGTGACCAGCTATGCGGACGTGTTCGTGGTCATCCGTGACGGCGCGGCGGTGCCCGGTCCGAACGACTGGGAGGTGACCGCCCGGAGCGACGACGGCGTCGCCCTGGAGCCGGGCGAGCACGTCCTCCACCTCGAGGGCCTCGACGGCAGCACCCTCACCGGCCGGGCGCTCCTCCGCTTCAGCGACGGCAGCCGCCTCCTCTTCCGCGGCGACGGCCACTTGGCCGGCTTCTCGGGCTGACCCAGGCGCTGACGTAGCCTGCACCTGCCCGCCCGGGTGGCGGAACTGGTAGACGCACGGGGCTTAAACCCCTGTGGTCCTCTTGGACCGTGCGGGTTCGACTCCCGCCCCGGGCACCCAGAACAAGGGAACGACCGGCGGGCCGTGCCCCTGGTGGCGGCCCCGCCCCGGCCCGCTCGACGGCGGCCCGGATGTCGGGCACACGATCTTGGCGGACGGGCGGCACCGGCGCGTGAGCACGGGCCATCACCCGGGCCATCACCCCCACCTTCGCCGCCGCCTGATCCCGGTCAGGGGCTGGCGAGGCGGCGGAGGTGTTCGACCAGGTGGAAGGTGTGGGCCTCGCCCAGGTAGCTGTGCACCGCGTAGAGGCACGACGGGTCGGCGCCCTGGAGCTGGAACTGGACGACCATGTCCTCCGGCTCGGGCTCGGCGGGCGGGCCGGGGGTGAGGTCGGGGATCGGGACCACCTC
Encoded proteins:
- a CDS encoding D-alanyl-D-alanine carboxypeptidase family protein, with the protein product MRWVRVALAVVVSGVVLVPPASQAVPRQESDPDAGDDSGRSSEGGSVDVDIQVDRADEADIENAFGTIRENVETQLAALTTAEQAVQAADLAVTAAEQRVAAIQLEIDGLIGQSDEVVVRRFVNPPAQNAIDAFTADSVADATIKHALLDMQADADAAVLDRLHGLEADLQEQRQAEEDARSDATDKRSQAETALADLEDAATQQVTFAREIERRMERNLGEIEGLRQTDPALADQMQAQIDQLAVQLDDARIRIEQEDRLRELDIDLPTVEGPSTIDIDAIEGNIITVTCPIGGSIEVHKDIADSTRDLLNLADQQGVPLCGNGYRSISAQIALRKSNCGGNVWSAPASACSPPTARPGQSMHERGLAIDFTCNGGSVSRGGSCYVFLMDNGPDFGLYNLPGEPWHFSSDGT